The DNA sequence AGTGACTCCaggtgtgttaaaaaaaataaaaataaaaaaagcccaGAGTTCAGCTTGTGGGTtccccgtctccctcctctgcctctcttttctctctagCATTTCCCGCCACTCCAGGGTGcaaggggaggagagagggaggggagtggTGTCACACAGCCGGTATGAAGAAAGGCTGGCTCTTCTGAGCCTCGCGCCAAATGCCGGCGTTATTCAAATCAGCTCAGTGGGTGCGGCCCAACTGTCTCCATGTCCTGTTAACCCCCTCAGAGCCTCAGCCTGGCGAGCAGGGACACAAAGGCAGAGGCACATAAAGGGTAAACGTAGCACTGATGTTCAACAGATACAGCAGACTGCAAATACTTCATTTCACCCCAATTAAAAAGATAAGAATGATGTGATGCATGtgagtgtttttgcttttcctcttttaaaaacaaggaaCGTTGTGTTTCTTCATCATGTGAAACTTGATTTTCCCAAGATGTCTTTAATGAAACAGGACATTAATCATTCTGttaaaaagactttttttgAATATTGGCTTTAATTCCACTAAAAGACCACTAAAAGCCACATAGCTGCTCTGTTTTCAAGACACGCACAAAAAGTCAGCATCTCAGATCAACTTCCTCTCTCACACCCACAGTTTCTGTTTCACgtcctctttgtcttcatcGCCCCCCCAAGGAATGAACCAAGCAGCAGGGTTTTCAGGACTGACCTGTCCTCTACTGCACTCTAGTGGCTGACAGCAGGAAACGCAAGAAAATaactgatacatttttaaacaccaCCGCACTCCTCAGAGTCTATAATCTGGGAAGTGATAATCTGGATTAAATTACgcttaaaaatgtcaacattttgtgCTCAGTTCAAATGTGTACAattttgttttggagaagaaattcaaacttcagAAAGATCCCCCAGCTCTGATTAAAatctcttccccaaaactacatagtgcacctttattTCTAATTATGTCTAACATatctgcaacaacacaaatactTAAGGAACTAAATAGACTGAGCATCTGAATCTTTTATTCCTCCAGTTTCAGGCAATAAAAGACACAGAATCCTTCAGCTGTCCTCAGTCAATCGATAATAGCTCTTTGCGTCTGGTCTCTGAAGGAGCCCGGGGGAGTGTGTGGTCGCAGCCAGACGCATCATTCTGCCGGTTACATGGGCACAATCACAAATGGCACTTTGTGCTGTCTGTTCCATATGTGCCGAATTTAGAAGTAGTGGACTGATATCTGTAATGGCCCCCTGCTGTTTTGTGATGTGATACAATCTTGATGTTATTTGCCACGAAAGTACAATCAGCTCATGCTGAAAGAGAAGATGTAAAATCCTGACAGAGATGTAAAGATGATGGCAGTAATAGACACAGCTCTGTCTCTATTATCCTTCTATTCTCTGCACGGATGTCTGCTCTTCCTCCCAGAATACATCTGTAGTGGCTAAATTGCCTGTTTGTTGTGATAAAAGCATATCTAATATCATTTATCTGGCGTTCCTGCTCCTAAAAGCGAAAAAACCTTTCATCTTTGTTCCCTGCATCGTCGCTCTGTTCCTGACTGATGCCATATTTGGACGGCTATATATGCAGTCTGGTGTCCCCGCGGCCAATCAGATCCGAGATGTGAGAGACTGACTCCCTGGCCGTTGCCTGGCAACTGGGACTGCTGCTCCGTAATTCAGTTCATGGAAAGATCCTGCAGGGGTTTACATGggaagaggggagaagaaatTATTGTCAGAGGTGCAGGAGGGAAAGCAAATGACCCAGGATGGACTTAATTTCCCACACCGCTGAGCTGGAATATGAAATGATATTAAGACTTGGACAAGCACTTGTGGTTAAAGTTCTTCGGTACAAAGACCATCCAAAACAAATATGATAATATCtatcttcttttaaaacaatCCATTAATGTACTGCAAGAGAAAAATAGCTTCAAAGATATCAAACTCCACCTCTCTATGAGGAGAACTGAAGCATAAATGCATTACAAGCATCATGACACATCAGTCTGTTCTGTCCAGCAGGCTGCGTCAACCACTTGTCACATACATTAAATCACacgcgctgctgctgctgctgctgctgctgctccatggAATTAGACACTGAAAGGGTTAAAAAGGGGGAGGATGCAAAAATGGCTCAAAGTCAGCATTGAgtgtggtgaagagagagagaggaacccacagaaaaatacaagcacagaggagctggagatggAATACACTGCGTACAATGCTTCAGCTGAGAGGATGTATTAATAGCTggagtttctctttttttcaatctCCTTCCATCTCTTCCTTATTCTTCAACACTCACTGACCGCCTTTTCAGAACCGAGTGCCCTTGATCTCATCTGCTCAGCATCTGTACATTTGCAGGGGTGAGTAAGGGCTTTTTAGGGAACCCCTgccaaagagagagggaaaagagagtTAAGTGAGGACACACTGACTCAGTGTGGACCTGAGGGAGACAGGAGAGTGGGGAGCCAGAGAGGTAAGATGAGTCTAAACAACGGTCAAACTCTGACCAGTGGACAGGATTCGACCAGAAAtggcagcaacagcaacagggCTCCATGGGAAGGTGTTCGGGCGGGTTTGAAGCCCTCCACCCCAACCAGGAAGCCTGAGTCAGTGAGTATCACCTCAAGCCGTCCTCATGCAGCAGCCATTCACAGGTGCACTCCTTTTGAGTTTCCACGCAGTTGTTGCAGCAAAGAAGATGTTCATTGCACAAATCAGAAGTAAACCATGAAGTCAGATTGAATCTTGTTTCATTGCTTTGAAGCTGATTTATGTTGATCTTTCTAGCTAGTTAAAGCCTGCCAAGACACTTGTGTTCACGACTCCAGGCTGATAATTGCACAGAGATGATGTCATATGATGGATGACAGACACTCTGACCACTTAATCAAACACTAACCTGAGGGTAAAGAGCAGGAGGGTTAATAACAGGTTGACCAACATGTGCTTTATCTGAAGAGTTACTGAAAAGAAGTTCAGTGGAGATGTAGTAGGATGTAACACGATACAGAGGCTCAGTTTGGCTTCATTGTATTAGCTGGAAACTGGGCAAAGCATGGTGGGCTCGTGTTTCAGATCAGGTGCAACACTCTCTGTAAGGGCTGTTTTTTACTTCAACCTGATGAACCAATATgcaaacaatataaaaacagatgcaacaACTACAATTTAAGGCAACTGCAAAATGCAGAGAGTTGTCTCATGAACTCAGTGATAAAATGTCCTGTATGATGCTCATTTTAAGGTTCATacttatattatattattatcatattatgaGTGTCTACTAGAAAATGTTGACATGCTTTGAAGGGGCtttgtggaacttctgtgttgtgctggacaTAATTTCTAAACTAACGTAAGCTAGAGTTGCTTTCTGTTAGCAGAGCCATTGTTTTTCCTGTACTGTTCAtagctgcagcacctctattcacacTCTGTCTAAACTgtctgttttagtgcctgtctctcCAATACCTTTCCCACCCAGAACTGATTGACCGTTTTGAAagtttcacattatttatttagcatctagacctgctttataataAAAAGATATAGGAAATCTCACTCTCTGCAATATGGGttatactgttattattatgtaGATGGAGAATGCTCATGAGATCTATCGTGTtcaatgtgatgttttcctcttgCTGCTGGATTCTGAGAGTTATTGAACATAATTTGTTGTTGGCTAATTGTGATAAACAAAGTGTCTCATGTGTGATTTCATGTCTAGCCTTTGGTAACCAATTAAAAATGGTAAAAcaatcacccccccccccccaccccccccccccccaaaaaaaaatcagtcaaatcagtcaaaatatgcacaaatatatacacactgtGTGTTATTTGGAAGTATCAGCCAGGCTACAATATTCTCTCAGAGGAAAGTATTTAAAATCACACTCTCACATCTCCTGTCACATCAGCTCACTCAGTTTACTTATCCTTAACTGTACATCGGGCCCTGGCAGTAACGCCATTATTAAATTATTCCTCTCTGGTGCCAGAgtcagcaaaatgttttttttttccctacgATATTTTTATGACTCAGAATATGAGAAATCAAATTTGTCCCTGCAGGCAGAAGAGTTACAACTCTGAATTTGATTGGACAGTAACAGCATCAGCTCTTCACATTCAAATaaggcagctgtgtttgtgaagagCGAGCCGAGGCTGGATGCGAACCAAACATGTTTAATCTCTTTCTCCCAGCCAAAGCCGGAGAATGCCATCACCATCGCCGTGTCGTCACGAGTCCTCTTCAGCatggagaaggagcagcagatcTTTGAGCGGCAAGGCATGGAAGACTATATCAAGTATCAGGTGGAGCATGAAACGCAGCCTCTCAGCCCTGGACCTGCCTTCTCCTTCGTCAAGGTCAGAggctgtgaggaggaagagatagAGAACAGACACTAATAAAAACCCTCTGCGGAGAGATACcttgctgtcagtgtgatgtgTTAGGTTGTGTCTCTGGAGGCGGTGGATGAGTAATAAGCATTAAACACCAGCccactcagtcacacacacgctTCTATCCCCCTGCTGTGATAAGATATTGTCTTTATGTTCCCAGGCTCTGGAGGCTGTGAACACTCAGCTGAGGGAGCTTTACCCAGAGAGCGAGGAGCTCTTCGATGTCGTGCTCATGACCAACAACCACGCAAATGTCGGCCTGAGActcatcaacaccatcaaccaCCACCGTGAGTTGCTGGTACACATGAACAATTGACAGTTTAGGGTATACTTGGctttaaagctgttgttgacgatgacaaaaatataaaacatcacCATCCGTATTGTGTAAACGAATGAAACTACCATTGCTGATACAGTTCATTTTCTTGTACATTATATTTTCTGCTGAGTGGTTTCAAGCCATCACCTCGGCCAACAACCGTTGAcacagttcatttattttttcttccgTTCTGGAGAGTCCTGCTGGGTGGGCTTCTTGAAAAGTCACCGGGGTCatcctttttcatttcttttaaaataaaaaaacatgcctgTAAAATGAACTTGAGGTGAGCTTACTGTATGTGTAAATGCTGCACATATGTATTTCACAGTCAACCAAAGCAAAAGTGTTTATCCTCTCTGAAGCCCCTAGTGTCGGTGGACTCCCACTCAGTTTAATGTGTTGCTCTCTATCCCTGAGGATGGACTGGGACTGACAGTGGTTTTGGCAGGATCTTGTTCATGGTCCACTCACCACGATACGACCCTTGGGCATAAGTAGTGGGAACTGAGGATCTGGGGTTCTGGCTCCTTGAAGGGGCTTGGCAGACCCACACCCATGGCTTGCTAATGTGGTTAAGCCAAGAGAAAAAATCTGCACTGTCTGAGTCAAGATCTCAAGTCTTTCCTTTCAGGTCACTCTGGGTTCCGACAACCAGTATTTGATGCATCAGCTATGAATATTGGTTACTCCCCCCCAGTCCCCCCTGATTCTTTTTACTTAGCGTCAAAAATTGTGCTTCTTCAAATACTGGAGTCCTCCCGGTGATCCTTTTGTTTCTTGTACATGTTCAGTTTTATGCACATAAGCTGCTCACTGAACTCTTTCGCCCTCCTCTCTACAGAGTTGTTCATAGAGCGCTTCTGCATGACAGGGGGAAACAGCCCCATTGGCTACTTGAAGGCCTACCACACCAACCTTTACCTGTCTGCTGACCCCATCAAGGTTCGAGAGGCACTGGAGGAAGGTCAGTGCTAAAAGACAGAAGCGACATATTACTGTGAAGCTGTAACACCAGCTTAATAAAGCGTAGGTTTGCATCTCTGATGCACGCTTTGTGACATATATtgatacacatttttacaattcATCCAGGCATAGCAGCAGCCACCATGTTCAGCCAAGAGAAGATGACGGAAGTGTCGGAGACTCAGCTGCGCGTCGCCTTCGACGGTGACGCCGTCCTCTTCTCCGATGAGTCCGAGCGCATTTACAAGGCCCACGGACGGGACAAGTTCTTTGAGCACGAGAAGGCGCATGAGAACAAGCCTCTGGACCACgtacagtatacacacacagtgacggttattttaatctaaaattCTACATTGGACATGTAGGACATTTGGTACATTCAGTGAAGGGATTGTTCTGGTTTTATACAACTTACTGTCTTAGCTGTGACCATCATTTCTGTCACTTAGGATTAGGAAACATGGTGACATCCATCCGTCCATGCCATCAAAACGACCAAAATGCATCCACCTTGTTAACCCAGTTAAGAGTGAAGGCTTATTTATGCTCCCCTCATATGATAATAGATACATTGGTATTTATAAAACCTTCATTGGCCACATATTTCCATGCTTCCTTGTAATGCATCCACACCTAGAGGGCGCTGCCTGCTCAGACTCAACTTGGACCTACACTTGCATTGACTATACTTTTCCTTTGCCACCATccaacaaacagagacacagaaagaagTGGTCAGACAACCAGACAGGCCAGATTATTAAAATAACTTGAATCGGAGCTCATGCTAAAATATTGGCAAGAATTCCTAATTCAGCAAAAACACTGTGCATAAGTTATGATGAAGTTTGTTATGAACTGAGATTCTAAAATTTGAACAAATACAGCCACGTTTATATCTAGAAGCTAACAAATGCGGTCTGTGGGCTCACTGTATTTGTCCTTCTTTCTACAGGGGCCACTGAAGTGTTTCCTTGAGGCTTTAGGAAAGCTGCAGAAGAAGTTCTATGACAAAGGCCAGCGCACGGACTGCCCCATCCGGACCTACTTGGTGACAGCTCGCTCCGCAGCCAGTTCTGGCACCAGAGCCCTAAAAACTCTGCGCTCATGGGGTCTGGAGATCAACGAGGCTCTCTTTTTGGCAGGGGCACCCAAGGGCCCCGTGCTTGAGAAGATCAGGCCGCACATCTTCTTTGACGACCACATGTTTCACGTGGAGGGAGCAGCTGAACTGGGGACGGTAGCGTGCCACGTGCCCTATGGGATAGCTCAGACGGTCAGCAAGAAAGGGATCAAGGACAGAGAGACGTCTCCAGCACCCAAGTAGCCTGGACATCACTGTGCAGAGACGCAGGAGACAAAAGGGACGATTCATTTTGGATTTCAGCAGCAGAAGATGTATTAACTTATCCAGATGATGCAATATGagtatataatataatgttgTGATGTCAACACTAATCAAAAGGGTTCAGAGGTCTGAAACTAAAATCATACCTTTTATTGTTATAATGAAATCTGGCAAAATtaaacctggcaacccaaaatGTGCTCTTGTTAAGCTTTGATAAAGGGATGAATTACAACTTTaacaaaaacttaaacaaaattgtcacactttaaaacaatatttattaagACAACAGGTTGCTCAGCAAACAAGAAGCAGAATTTGTCAGACTTGCATGTTGTTGGTTTGCCTTCATGTATGTTGTACACTTGGTTGTTTGATCCATGTATATGaatgtatttcaaaatgaagtATATTGgtaaaaaggaaacattttactTTATATTTATAGATTCATTTGATATTTCTTATAAAGATGAGTTTTAACTTATTTAGCATTTATTGAGATCCATCATGTGCAATTTTCACTTCTGCTACTTGGACCTGAAGTGCTAAAATTTCGGTGTCTCCCTCGTTGTTGTCTGTCTACCTTGTTTTATCACTTGGGTGTGTCGTGCTTGTTACTGCTGTTCTACTGTACTGAGTGTGAAGTGGCTATATTTAACAAACTTGATCAGATGTGGGATCGGGGATAATCTTGGCCAAATGAACACTGTGGACTGTTATGCaatcaagtttttttctgtttcaagaCTTAAGTAAAGATGACTGtattacagaaacacacttgtTCCTGTCTTCTTcccctccagaaaaaaaagcaaaatcatatttattcattttgttgcaAAGTTAAGGAGTTTCAACATCTTATTCTCAGATTCACCCTgtcatcaaacactgacagatgctTTGATACGACGGGGAGGCTGGCTCTGTCAAGCACTCCAAATCAAACTATCCCATTAAGAATATTGACAGAAAGTGTCTTTCGAGTTCTTGCACAGATAAAAGACAGCATGAGAGTGAAGTCCAGGCCCACTTTTCATTCCTTGTTTCTCATTTGCGTTCCtacatatttgtacattttgatgtaaaaactATACATGTGGAGAGAAAAATTTTGAGAAAGTTGAGAATCTTTTATGATTTTAAACTACGGGGAATTCTTAAAGGCTTTGCTCTGACTTACTTGCTCCTGCCTCCATCAactaaaacacaagaaaacagaaaacattacagCTCATTTGGATTAATCCAAGACATTTGCTACATTTACTacaagtgcattttttaaaagaaaacatgagcaGGCTATCGGTGCATTGGCATTGTCAAGACATGCATTGGCATTGTCTAAGAACAGTGATACAAAGTCCAGTGTCATTCCTTTTTCTGGTGCACCTTGATCTGGGTTTACATGCTGTGTGAGGGTTGGATAACACCTCTGGAAAACTGAAAGAAGGTGATATAGAGTCCTGATCTCTGTTGAACATCAGTGATATCAAGTTACTAACATTTCAAGACGTGGCTAAGACTGGAACACCAGAAGTGAAAGCAAAAGATAGAAATACttagaaaacactgaataatcacTGGACCTCGTGCTTTGTAAAGACCCGTTGACCTTTTATTGTGACCAACCCAAAGCATGCCTGTGCAATAATCATGATGCTTAATCAATGTCTTCAATCAATGTGACACCAGTCACCTGTCAGGGAGATGTCTTCCAACTTCAGTACGTGGTCTCCCTCTAGACCAATGTTGATGTTAAAGATGCTCCGATATGTCACATAAACAAATGATCTCAGAGGGGTTCACTTGTAGTGACGGACAGACagataaagtgtgttttagcatctttcagctcattgtgcTGGTTTTGCGATTTGATTAAATTTAATCAAGGTACCAA is a window from the Acanthopagrus latus isolate v.2019 chromosome 16, fAcaLat1.1, whole genome shotgun sequence genome containing:
- the LOC119004752 gene encoding cytosolic 5'-nucleotidase 1A-like isoform X2, producing the protein MSLNNGQTLTSGQDSTRNGSNSNRAPWEGVRAGLKPSTPTRKPESPKPENAITIAVSSRVLFSMEKEQQIFERQGMEDYIKYQVEHETQPLSPGPAFSFVKALEAVNTQLRELYPESEELFDVVLMTNNHANVGLRLINTINHHQLFIERFCMTGGNSPIGYLKAYHTNLYLSADPIKVREALEEGIAAATMFSQEKMTEVSETQLRVAFDGDAVLFSDESERIYKAHGRDKFFEHEKAHENKPLDHGPLKCFLEALGKLQKKFYDKGQRTDCPIRTYLVTARSAASSGTRALKTLRSWGLEINEALFLAGAPKGPVLEKIRPHIFFDDHMFHVEGAAELGTVACHVPYGIAQTVSKKGIKDRETSPAPK
- the LOC119004752 gene encoding cytosolic 5'-nucleotidase 1A-like isoform X1, encoding MSLNNGQTLTSGQDSTRNGSNSNRAPWEGVRAGLKPSTPTRKPESPKPENAITIAVSSRVLFSMEKEQQIFERQGMEDYIKYQVEHETQPLSPGPAFSFVKALEAVNTQLRELYPESEELFDVVLMTNNHANVGLRLINTINHHQLFIERFCMTGGNSPIGYLKAYHTNLYLSADPIKVREALEEGIAAATMFSQEKMTEVSETQLRVAFDGDAVLFSDESERIYKAHGRDKFFEHEKAHENKPLDHVQYTHTVTGPLKCFLEALGKLQKKFYDKGQRTDCPIRTYLVTARSAASSGTRALKTLRSWGLEINEALFLAGAPKGPVLEKIRPHIFFDDHMFHVEGAAELGTVACHVPYGIAQTVSKKGIKDRETSPAPK